A DNA window from Stutzerimonas stutzeri contains the following coding sequences:
- the fdxH gene encoding formate dehydrogenase subunit beta → MRGDQINLQNIIARSATTEPSPQIRSGGVEKVTKLIDVSVCIGCKACQVACMEWNDLRDEVGECDGTYNAPQDLTPSSFEVMRFSEYENEEGDLEWLIRKDNCMHCAEPGCLKACPSPGAIVQYANGIVDFNSEHCIGCGYCVAGCPFNIPRISKKDNKAYKCTLCSDRVYHGLEPACVKSCPTGSIQFGTKEQMLDYGAHRVGKLKERGYENAGIYDPAGVGGTHVVYVLQHADKPEIYSGLPKDPHISPTVELWKGVTKPIMSAVLGVSVLAGFFHYMTKGPKEEPEDEPDAEKAAADRELDMRDEERRP, encoded by the coding sequence ATGCGAGGTGACCAGATCAACCTGCAGAACATCATCGCGCGTTCGGCAACCACCGAACCCTCGCCACAGATTCGCTCCGGTGGCGTGGAGAAGGTGACCAAGCTGATCGATGTGTCGGTGTGCATCGGCTGCAAGGCCTGCCAGGTCGCGTGCATGGAGTGGAACGACCTGCGTGACGAAGTCGGCGAATGCGACGGCACCTACAATGCCCCGCAGGACCTGACACCGTCGTCCTTCGAGGTCATGCGCTTTTCCGAGTACGAAAACGAGGAGGGCGACCTGGAGTGGCTGATCCGCAAGGACAACTGCATGCACTGCGCCGAGCCGGGCTGCCTCAAGGCCTGCCCGTCGCCCGGCGCCATCGTGCAGTACGCCAACGGCATCGTCGATTTCAACTCGGAGCACTGCATCGGTTGCGGCTATTGCGTGGCGGGCTGCCCCTTCAACATTCCGCGTATCTCGAAAAAGGACAACAAGGCCTACAAGTGCACGCTCTGTTCCGACCGCGTCTATCACGGCCTGGAACCGGCCTGCGTGAAGAGCTGCCCAACCGGTTCGATCCAGTTCGGCACCAAGGAACAGATGCTCGACTACGGCGCGCACCGGGTCGGCAAGCTCAAGGAACGCGGTTACGAGAACGCTGGCATCTACGATCCGGCGGGTGTCGGCGGCACCCATGTGGTCTACGTGCTGCAGCACGCCGACAAGCCGGAGATCTACAGCGGCCTGCCGAAAGACCCGCACATCAGCCCGACGGTAGAGCTGTGGAAAGGCGTGACCAAGCCGATCATGTCCGCGGTGCTGGGCGTGTCGGTGCTGGCCGGCTTCTTCCATTACATGACCAAAGGGCCGAAGGAGGAACCGGAGGACGAGCCTGACGCCGAGAAAGCTGCAGCGGACCGTGAACTGGACATGCGCGACGAGGAGCGGCGGCCATGA
- a CDS encoding SDR family oxidoreductase, producing the protein MANENQIQPPQEQPEPGKEGLMNPRPEYRGEDYKAAGKLEGKTAIITGGDSGIGRSVAVLFAREGADVAILYLDQHQDAEETRKVVEQYGRRCLTFAGDVADRDVCRKVVDETLAQFGQLDVLVNNAAEQHPRDRFEDIPPEQWEKTFRTNVFGMFQMTQVALPHLKEGAAIINTSSVTAYKGNPMLIDYSSTKGAIVAFTRSLSMGLAERGIRVNSVAPGPIWTPLIPSTFDADKVAEFGGNVPLKRPGQPEEVAPAYVYLASSDAAYVSGQVIHVNGGTVVNG; encoded by the coding sequence ATGGCCAACGAAAACCAGATCCAGCCCCCTCAGGAGCAACCCGAACCGGGCAAGGAAGGGCTGATGAATCCGCGCCCGGAATATCGCGGCGAAGACTACAAGGCCGCAGGCAAGCTCGAAGGCAAGACCGCCATCATCACCGGTGGTGACAGCGGCATCGGCCGTTCGGTGGCGGTGCTGTTCGCCCGTGAAGGCGCCGACGTGGCGATTCTCTACCTCGACCAGCATCAGGACGCCGAGGAAACCCGCAAGGTCGTCGAGCAGTACGGCCGCCGTTGCCTGACGTTCGCTGGCGATGTGGCCGACCGCGACGTCTGCCGCAAAGTCGTCGACGAGACACTGGCGCAATTCGGCCAGCTCGACGTTCTGGTCAACAACGCCGCCGAACAGCATCCGCGAGACCGCTTCGAGGACATTCCACCGGAGCAGTGGGAAAAGACCTTCCGCACCAACGTTTTCGGCATGTTCCAGATGACTCAGGTGGCGTTGCCGCATCTGAAGGAAGGCGCTGCCATCATCAATACGAGTTCGGTGACCGCCTACAAGGGCAACCCGATGCTGATCGACTACTCCTCGACCAAGGGCGCCATCGTTGCCTTTACCCGATCGTTGTCCATGGGCCTGGCCGAGCGCGGCATCCGGGTCAATTCCGTGGCCCCCGGCCCTATCTGGACGCCATTGATTCCGTCCACGTTCGATGCAGACAAGGTGGCTGAATTCGGCGGCAATGTGCCGCTCAAGCGACCCGGCCAGCCGGAGGAAGTAGCGCCTGCCTACGTCTACCTGGCGAGCAGCGATGCGGCCTACGTCAGCGGACAGGTCATCCACGTCAACGGTGGCACCGTGGTCAACGGCTGA
- a CDS encoding zinc-dependent alcohol dehydrogenase family protein — MSRIIRFHQFGPADVLRHEERAVPVAGPGEVLIGVRAIGVSWNDVLWRQDLAPRHARLPAGLGSEVAGEVLAVGEGVQGFSVGDQVAGFPAHDLNQYPLYAEHALLPQQALVHYPDMLDASEAAIHYTPMLVSYFALVELAQLEPGQYVLINQAAHCTGPAAVQLAKALSGRVIATCDTAADRDYLRELGAETVIVTEEEDLVGRLQKVTAGRGVDVVLDACGGSQMKLLGDVMAPLGKLILYGMNGGNETALPVCAAFKKNFKFFLHCLCDFTGQPELGIEQNREAVERALQHINQLTADRLVRPQVDRQFPFEQAVEAHQYVESGVPRGRVVLTLN; from the coding sequence ATGTCCCGCATCATCCGTTTTCATCAGTTCGGTCCGGCCGACGTGTTGCGCCACGAGGAGCGCGCGGTGCCGGTTGCCGGCCCAGGCGAGGTACTGATCGGCGTTCGCGCCATCGGTGTTAGCTGGAATGACGTGCTCTGGCGCCAGGATCTTGCGCCACGGCACGCCCGCCTGCCTGCCGGGCTCGGCAGCGAAGTGGCGGGCGAGGTGCTGGCAGTGGGCGAGGGCGTTCAGGGCTTCAGCGTCGGCGATCAGGTAGCAGGCTTTCCGGCCCACGACCTCAATCAATATCCGCTCTATGCCGAACACGCATTGCTGCCGCAACAGGCGCTGGTGCACTACCCGGATATGCTCGACGCCAGCGAGGCGGCAATCCATTACACGCCGATGCTGGTCAGCTACTTCGCGCTGGTCGAACTGGCGCAGCTGGAGCCGGGCCAGTACGTGCTGATCAACCAGGCCGCGCACTGCACCGGGCCGGCGGCGGTACAGTTGGCCAAGGCGCTGAGCGGACGGGTGATTGCCACCTGCGACACCGCAGCGGACCGCGACTATTTACGCGAGCTGGGTGCCGAGACGGTAATCGTCACCGAAGAGGAAGACTTGGTCGGCCGCCTGCAAAAGGTGACTGCAGGCCGTGGTGTAGACGTGGTGCTCGATGCCTGCGGCGGCTCCCAGATGAAGCTGCTCGGAGACGTGATGGCGCCGCTGGGCAAGCTGATCCTCTACGGCATGAACGGCGGCAACGAGACGGCGCTACCGGTTTGCGCGGCGTTCAAGAAGAACTTCAAGTTTTTTCTGCATTGCTTGTGCGACTTCACCGGGCAGCCGGAACTTGGCATCGAGCAGAACCGCGAAGCGGTTGAGCGCGCGCTGCAACATATCAACCAGCTCACCGCCGACCGCTTGGTCCGCCCGCAGGTCGATCGCCAGTTTCCGTTCGAACAGGCGGTTGAGGCTCACCAGTATGTCGAAAGCGGCGTACCCCGCGGTCGCGTCGTACTGACCCTGAACTGA
- a CDS encoding formate dehydrogenase subunit gamma has product MSHSNVRKGILRYGPLARANHWLVAICFVLLTLSGLALFYPAFFGLTALFGGPEPTRIVHPYIGVFMSLFFVIQAVRFFRANLFRRYDIQWARQIGDVLSNRDERLPPVGQNNAGQKLVYWVFLATVPVLLVTGVVLWRPWVASEMPIWALRWAALIHAVTAFVAILTLIIHIYSAIWVKGSIRAMTQGRVSPAWAKHHHKLWYDEVMAGEKRGDQSALPHREPGDAAASRNRT; this is encoded by the coding sequence ATGAGTCATTCCAACGTACGCAAAGGCATCCTGCGCTATGGGCCGCTGGCGCGGGCAAACCACTGGCTCGTCGCGATCTGCTTCGTGTTGCTCACGCTGAGCGGGTTGGCATTGTTCTATCCGGCCTTCTTCGGCCTTACCGCGCTGTTCGGTGGGCCTGAGCCGACGCGGATCGTGCATCCGTACATCGGTGTGTTCATGTCGCTGTTCTTCGTGATTCAGGCGGTGCGCTTCTTCCGCGCCAACCTGTTCCGCCGCTACGACATCCAGTGGGCGCGGCAGATCGGTGATGTGCTCTCCAACCGCGACGAGCGCCTGCCGCCAGTGGGGCAGAACAATGCCGGGCAGAAGCTGGTGTACTGGGTATTCCTCGCCACGGTGCCGGTCTTGCTAGTTACCGGCGTGGTGCTCTGGCGGCCCTGGGTGGCCAGCGAGATGCCGATCTGGGCGTTGCGCTGGGCAGCGCTGATCCACGCGGTGACCGCGTTCGTGGCGATCCTGACGCTGATCATCCACATCTACTCGGCAATCTGGGTCAAGGGTTCGATACGCGCCATGACCCAGGGCCGTGTGAGCCCGGCATGGGCCAAGCACCATCACAAGCTCTGGTACGACGAGGTCATGGCCGGCGAAAAACGCGGCGACCAAAGTGCCTTACCCCATCGCGAACCCGGCGATGCCGCGGCGTCTCGAAATCGAACATGA
- the fdnG gene encoding formate dehydrogenase-N subunit alpha — protein MTVRVSRRQFLKFGAAGLGASSMAMMGFAPQEALASVRHFKLTGARVTRNICTYCSVGCGMLLYARGDGSINSHDHIFHVEGDPDHPVSRGSLCPRGAGVLDFIKSDSRLRYPQVREPGTDEWKRISWDEALDRIARLMKDDRDRNFETHDEQGQLVNRWMTTSMVAASACTNETAYLTQKLTRALGILKLDNQARVUHGPTVAGLAPSFGRGAMTNSWVDIRNANIVLSMGGNSAEAHPVGFRWVMQAKERSDAILISIDPRYNRTTAVADYHAWIRTGTDIVFLGGLISYLIENDRYAHEYVLHYTDAPHLVREGFEFNDGLFTGYDEERHQYDKATWNFDLDEQGFVRRDETLQHPRCVFQMMRKHYSRYTVEMVERVCGMPQQKVLQLWELLAQSAAPDKTMTILYALGWTQHSVGAQMIRTGAMVQLLLGNMGMPGGGVNALRGHSNIQGLTDIGLLSNLLTGYMTLPAAGAQRYDDYIREKIRQPLLPNQVSYWKHYERFFVSMMKAFYGEAASAENNWCYDWLPKLSEPLYDVLYAVNDMTKGKMTGAFCQGFNILAAFPNKAKVLDGLSKLKWLVIMDPLATETGEFWKNHGEFNDVDPSQIQTAVFRLPTTTFAEDDGSITNSSRWLQWHHQAAPPPGEAKTDTAILAGVFHRLQKLYQEEGGAFPEPILNLTWEYSDPAHPAAAELAQEYNGRALADIEDQGRIIRRKGELLNDFGELRADGSTSCGCWIYSGSWTEQGNMMDRRDNSDPYDIGVTLGWAWAWPLNRRILYNRASARPDGTPWDPNRALVWWNGERWVGADVPDYPIAAPPEDDVKPFILTESGTGHFFASEWLGEGPFPEHYEPLESPIPNNPLHPNNPLAYHNPVARIFPEDRDTFGTFEEFPYAATTYRLTEHFHYWTTHVLLNAIVQPEKFVEIGEVLAGELGIAAGEKVRVRSKRGHIDAVAVVTKRLRPLQVDGRTVHQIGIPIHWGFTGVARKAHLTNTLTPFVGDGNTQTPEFKSFLVNVEKL, from the coding sequence ATGACGGTACGAGTATCCCGACGGCAGTTTCTCAAGTTCGGCGCAGCCGGATTGGGGGCTTCCAGCATGGCGATGATGGGATTCGCCCCCCAGGAGGCGCTGGCCTCTGTGCGTCATTTCAAACTGACTGGCGCCAGGGTCACGCGCAACATCTGCACCTACTGTTCGGTCGGCTGCGGCATGTTGCTCTACGCGCGTGGCGATGGCTCGATCAATAGCCACGACCATATTTTCCACGTTGAAGGCGATCCGGATCATCCGGTCAGTCGCGGCTCGCTCTGTCCGCGTGGCGCCGGGGTGCTCGACTTCATCAAGAGCGATTCGCGGTTGCGCTATCCGCAGGTGCGCGAGCCGGGCACCGATGAATGGAAGCGCATCAGCTGGGACGAAGCCCTCGACCGCATCGCGCGCCTGATGAAGGATGATCGCGATCGCAACTTCGAGACTCATGACGAGCAGGGTCAGTTGGTGAATCGCTGGATGACCACCTCGATGGTGGCAGCTTCGGCTTGCACCAACGAGACGGCGTATCTGACGCAAAAGCTCACCCGGGCGCTGGGCATTCTCAAACTCGACAACCAGGCGCGCGTCTGACACGGACCGACGGTGGCAGGTCTTGCCCCTTCATTTGGTCGCGGTGCGATGACGAACAGCTGGGTCGACATTCGCAATGCCAATATCGTCCTGTCCATGGGTGGGAACTCGGCCGAGGCGCATCCGGTGGGCTTCCGCTGGGTCATGCAGGCCAAGGAACGCAGCGATGCGATCCTGATTTCCATCGATCCGCGCTACAACCGCACCACGGCAGTGGCGGACTATCACGCGTGGATTCGCACCGGCACGGATATCGTCTTTCTAGGCGGCCTGATCAGCTACCTGATCGAGAACGACCGTTACGCCCACGAGTACGTGCTGCATTACACAGACGCGCCGCATCTGGTGCGTGAAGGCTTCGAGTTCAACGATGGCCTGTTCACCGGCTACGACGAAGAGCGCCATCAGTACGACAAGGCCACCTGGAATTTCGATCTGGACGAGCAGGGCTTCGTCCGCCGCGATGAAACGCTGCAGCATCCGCGCTGCGTATTCCAGATGATGCGCAAGCATTACAGCCGCTACACCGTGGAGATGGTGGAGCGGGTCTGCGGCATGCCGCAGCAGAAAGTGCTGCAGTTGTGGGAGCTACTGGCGCAGAGCGCGGCGCCGGACAAAACCATGACCATCCTCTATGCGCTGGGCTGGACGCAGCATTCGGTCGGCGCGCAGATGATCCGCACCGGCGCCATGGTGCAGCTGCTGCTGGGCAACATGGGCATGCCCGGTGGCGGGGTGAACGCGTTGCGCGGGCATTCCAACATTCAGGGCCTGACCGATATCGGCCTGCTGTCCAACCTGCTGACCGGCTACATGACGCTGCCAGCGGCCGGTGCGCAGCGCTACGACGACTACATCCGCGAGAAGATCCGTCAGCCCCTGCTGCCCAATCAGGTGTCGTACTGGAAGCACTACGAGCGCTTCTTCGTCAGCATGATGAAGGCGTTCTACGGCGAGGCCGCCAGCGCCGAGAACAATTGGTGCTACGACTGGCTGCCCAAGCTCTCCGAGCCGCTGTACGACGTGCTCTATGCGGTCAATGACATGACCAAGGGCAAGATGACCGGCGCCTTCTGCCAGGGTTTCAACATCCTCGCCGCGTTTCCGAACAAGGCGAAGGTGCTGGACGGCCTGTCGAAGCTCAAGTGGCTGGTGATCATGGACCCGCTGGCGACTGAAACCGGCGAGTTCTGGAAGAACCATGGCGAGTTCAACGACGTCGATCCGAGCCAGATCCAGACCGCGGTATTCCGCCTGCCGACCACCACCTTTGCCGAAGACGATGGCTCGATCACCAACAGCTCGCGCTGGCTGCAATGGCACCACCAGGCGGCACCGCCACCCGGCGAGGCGAAGACCGATACGGCGATCCTGGCCGGCGTGTTCCACCGTTTGCAGAAGCTCTATCAGGAAGAGGGAGGTGCGTTCCCCGAGCCGATCCTCAACCTGACCTGGGAATACAGCGATCCGGCGCATCCCGCCGCGGCGGAACTGGCGCAGGAATACAACGGCCGCGCATTGGCCGATATCGAGGACCAGGGCCGGATCATTCGGCGCAAGGGCGAACTGCTCAACGACTTCGGCGAGCTGCGGGCCGATGGCTCCACATCCTGCGGCTGCTGGATCTACTCCGGCTCCTGGACCGAGCAGGGCAACATGATGGATCGACGGGACAATTCCGACCCGTACGACATTGGCGTAACGCTCGGCTGGGCCTGGGCTTGGCCATTGAACCGGCGGATTCTCTACAACCGCGCCTCGGCACGCCCCGATGGCACGCCCTGGGACCCGAATCGCGCGCTGGTGTGGTGGAACGGCGAACGCTGGGTCGGCGCCGACGTACCGGATTATCCGATCGCCGCGCCGCCGGAAGACGACGTCAAGCCGTTCATCCTTACCGAGAGCGGCACCGGGCATTTCTTCGCCAGCGAGTGGCTGGGCGAGGGGCCGTTCCCCGAGCACTACGAGCCGCTGGAATCGCCGATCCCGAACAACCCGCTGCACCCGAACAATCCGCTGGCGTACCACAACCCGGTCGCGCGGATTTTCCCCGAGGATCGCGACACCTTCGGCACGTTCGAGGAATTCCCCTACGCGGCGACCACCTACCGCCTCACCGAACACTTCCACTACTGGACGACCCATGTGTTGCTCAACGCCATCGTCCAGCCGGAAAAGTTCGTCGAGATCGGGGAGGTGCTGGCTGGGGAATTGGGTATCGCGGCTGGCGAGAAGGTACGGGTGCGCTCCAAACGCGGGCATATCGACGCCGTGGCAGTAGTGACCAAGCGCCTGCGCCCGTTGCAGGTGGACGGGCGCACCGTGCATCAGATCGGTATCCCGATCCACTGGGGTTTCACCGGTGTGGCGAGGAAAGCGCACCTGACCAACACGCTGACGCCCTTCGTCGGTGACGGCAACACCCAGACCCCGGAATTCAAGTCGTTCCTGGTGAACGTCGAGAAGCTATAG
- the ligD gene encoding non-homologous end-joining DNA ligase, protein MPAKRKSVDRPLVGGIGISNPQRVIDEASGTTKVEVAEYYLAVADWLMPHLTGRPLSIVRAPEGIGGESFFQRHCGRLKMPHMRTLPKDLDPKHARLIQADDITAVIEAAQMGTVEFHTWNARSDRIERPDRVIFDLDPDPALPWSRMVEATELTLALLEELGLQAFLKTSGGRGMHVVVPIERRHDWDCARSFAQGVTQRLGRQNPERIACKMGAQNRVGRIFVDYLRNQRGASTVAAYSVRARPGLGVSLPVSLDEVRQLDGADQWRLDNVRAYLGERGTDPWAEYGSTRQRLGRDMLEQLRADG, encoded by the coding sequence ATGCCAGCAAAGCGCAAGAGCGTCGATCGGCCGCTGGTTGGCGGCATCGGCATAAGCAACCCGCAGCGGGTGATCGATGAGGCCAGCGGCACCACCAAGGTCGAAGTGGCCGAGTATTACCTGGCGGTGGCCGACTGGCTGATGCCGCATCTGACGGGGCGGCCGCTGTCAATTGTTCGCGCGCCGGAAGGCATTGGCGGTGAGAGCTTCTTCCAGCGTCATTGCGGCCGGCTGAAGATGCCGCACATGCGCACGTTACCGAAGGATCTGGACCCGAAACATGCACGGCTGATCCAGGCGGACGACATCACGGCGGTCATCGAAGCCGCGCAGATGGGAACCGTGGAATTTCACACCTGGAATGCACGCAGCGACCGCATCGAACGGCCGGACCGGGTGATTTTCGACCTCGATCCGGACCCTGCGCTGCCCTGGTCGCGCATGGTCGAGGCCACCGAACTGACCCTGGCGCTGCTCGAAGAGCTTGGGCTGCAGGCATTTCTCAAGACCAGCGGCGGCCGAGGCATGCATGTTGTCGTACCGATCGAGCGGCGCCACGACTGGGACTGCGCGCGTAGCTTCGCCCAGGGCGTGACCCAGCGTCTCGGCCGGCAGAACCCGGAGCGAATCGCCTGCAAGATGGGCGCGCAGAACCGGGTCGGGCGCATCTTTGTCGACTACCTGCGCAACCAGCGTGGCGCCAGTACCGTGGCAGCTTATTCCGTGCGTGCGCGGCCGGGACTAGGGGTATCACTGCCTGTGAGTCTGGATGAGGTGCGTCAGCTCGACGGAGCGGACCAGTGGCGGCTGGACAACGTCAGGGCGTATCTGGGCGAGCGCGGCACTGATCCCTGGGCGGAATATGGCAGTACTCGCCAACGGCTTGGTCGCGACATGCTCGAGCAACTACGGGCGGACGGCTGA
- the mexE gene encoding multidrug efflux RND transporter periplasmic adaptor subunit MexE, with amino-acid sequence MERSFSALRFPLIALTVLITAACGKAPEATQSGMPPPAVSVAEVIEQQVTEWDELTGRLEAPQSVEIRPRVSGFIDKVAFEEGALVNKGDLLFQIDPRPFQAEVKRLQAQLQQARAIQQRTVAEAERGERLRQKNAISAELADARVSAASEARSATAAIQAQLDRAQLDLSFTRVTAPIDGRVGRALITSGNLVNAGEALLTTLVSTDKVYAYFEADERTYLKYRELARNGDRGETTPVYLGLSSEDGHPHQGRMDFVDNQVDPRTGTIRGRAVFDNRDGSFTPGLYARLKLVGSATYDAVLIKDVAVGTDLGKKFVLVLAEDGTVAYRPVELGPKLEGLRIVRSGLAKGESIVVNGLQRVRPGSSVQPESVPMADAETLATLRQQNRAISEAMKPQVVERAVAQRPSS; translated from the coding sequence ATGGAACGTTCGTTCAGCGCCTTGCGTTTTCCCCTTATTGCCCTGACGGTGCTAATCACCGCCGCCTGTGGCAAGGCACCGGAGGCCACTCAATCGGGAATGCCACCGCCCGCCGTCAGCGTCGCGGAGGTCATCGAACAGCAGGTGACTGAGTGGGACGAGCTCACCGGTCGCCTGGAAGCGCCCCAGTCGGTCGAGATTCGCCCACGCGTGTCCGGCTTCATCGACAAGGTAGCCTTCGAGGAAGGCGCACTGGTCAACAAAGGCGACCTGCTATTCCAGATCGACCCGCGCCCGTTCCAGGCTGAGGTCAAGCGTTTGCAGGCCCAGCTGCAACAGGCCCGTGCCATCCAGCAGCGCACGGTGGCCGAAGCCGAACGCGGCGAACGGTTACGGCAGAAAAATGCAATTTCAGCAGAACTGGCCGATGCCCGCGTCAGTGCGGCCAGCGAAGCCCGTTCGGCGACGGCGGCGATCCAGGCGCAGCTGGACCGCGCTCAACTGGACCTCTCCTTCACCCGCGTGACCGCACCCATTGACGGCCGCGTAGGCCGTGCGCTGATTACCTCCGGCAACCTGGTCAACGCTGGCGAGGCGCTGCTTACCACGCTGGTCTCCACCGACAAGGTGTATGCCTATTTCGAAGCGGACGAGCGTACCTACCTGAAATACCGTGAGCTGGCGCGAAATGGCGACCGTGGCGAGACGACGCCTGTCTACCTCGGCCTGTCCAGCGAAGACGGCCACCCGCATCAGGGCCGCATGGACTTCGTCGACAACCAGGTCGACCCACGTACCGGCACCATCCGTGGCCGCGCTGTGTTCGACAACCGTGACGGCAGCTTCACCCCCGGCCTGTACGCCCGGCTCAAGCTGGTCGGCAGCGCCACCTACGACGCCGTGCTGATCAAGGACGTCGCCGTCGGTACGGATCTGGGCAAGAAGTTCGTTCTGGTACTGGCCGAAGACGGCACTGTCGCCTACCGCCCGGTCGAGCTCGGTCCCAAGCTCGAGGGGCTGCGCATCGTGCGCAGCGGCCTGGCCAAGGGCGAAAGCATCGTAGTCAACGGCCTGCAACGGGTACGGCCGGGTAGCTCGGTGCAACCGGAGTCGGTACCGATGGCCGACGCCGAAACCCTCGCCACGTTGCGCCAGCAGAACCGTGCAATCAGCGAAGCGATGAAACCGCAGGTCGTCGAACGTGCGGTGGCCCAGCGCCCGAGCAGCTAA
- a CDS encoding LysR substrate-binding domain-containing protein: protein MNRNDLRRVDLNLLIVFETLMHERSVTRAAEKLFLGQPAISAALARLRTLFDDPLFVRTGRSMEPTARALEIAQLLSPALDSISTAVSRASTFDPATSTQVFRIGLTDEVEFALLPPLLRRLRAEAPDVVLVVRRANYLLMPGLLASGEISVGVCYTEELPANSKRKVLRRPKPMLLRADSIPGRLSMEDYCSRPHAMVSFAGDLNGYIDEELALHGCKRKVVLAVPQFNGLASLLAGTDIVATVPDYAAAALAANGGVRAEPLPFQTSQDFELSMAWRGAQDNDPAERWLRSRIQMFVGDPDSL from the coding sequence ATGAATCGCAACGACCTTCGCCGTGTTGACCTCAATCTGCTGATCGTATTCGAAACGCTGATGCACGAGCGCAGCGTGACGCGTGCTGCGGAAAAACTCTTTCTCGGCCAGCCGGCGATCAGTGCGGCGCTGGCGCGATTGCGCACGCTGTTCGACGATCCGCTGTTCGTCCGTACCGGCCGCAGCATGGAGCCCACCGCCCGCGCGCTGGAAATAGCGCAGTTGTTATCGCCAGCGCTGGATTCCATTTCCACTGCGGTGAGCCGTGCCTCGACCTTCGACCCCGCCACCAGTACTCAGGTGTTTCGCATCGGCCTGACCGATGAGGTCGAGTTCGCCCTGCTGCCGCCGTTGCTGCGCCGCCTGCGCGCCGAGGCGCCGGATGTGGTGCTGGTGGTGCGCCGAGCCAACTATCTGCTGATGCCCGGCCTGCTGGCCTCCGGCGAGATCTCCGTGGGCGTCTGCTACACCGAGGAGCTGCCGGCCAATTCCAAACGCAAGGTGCTGCGCCGGCCCAAGCCGATGCTGCTGCGCGCCGACAGCATTCCCGGCCGCCTGAGCATGGAGGACTACTGCAGCCGTCCGCATGCCATGGTTTCGTTCGCTGGCGATCTCAATGGCTACATCGACGAGGAACTGGCCCTGCACGGCTGCAAACGCAAGGTGGTGCTGGCGGTGCCGCAGTTCAATGGCCTGGCCAGCCTGCTCGCCGGCACCGACATCGTCGCCACCGTCCCGGATTACGCCGCAGCCGCGCTGGCGGCCAATGGCGGCGTACGTGCCGAGCCGCTGCCATTCCAGACCAGCCAGGACTTCGAACTGTCCATGGCCTGGCGCGGAGCCCAGGACAACGACCCCGCCGAGCGCTGGCTGCGTTCGCGTATCCAGATGTTCGTCGGCGATCCAGATAGTCTCTGA
- a CDS encoding Ku protein, with protein sequence MPRTIWKGAVSFGLVHIPVALVPATSRQGIDFDWLDKRSMDRVGYKRINKTTGDDIQSENIVKGVEYEKGHYVVISDDEIKSAHPKATQTVDIVAFVDAKDISFLYIDTPYYLTPDRRGEKVYALLRETLIQTGKVGIANVVLRNKQHLAVVMPLGKALVMNTLRWADEVRGIEYLELKDEALDPDLADRELDMAKRLVEDMTEKWKPEQYKDTFQDQIMDLVEKKAREGKLEAVGGPEEAVDRRSADVIDLTELLKRSLAGKPGKSRAASDDDEADDTSEKAPAKPKTTSKAKTSKSTASSSTRKAPAAASKSSKKAG encoded by the coding sequence ATGCCACGCACGATCTGGAAAGGCGCTGTCAGTTTCGGACTGGTACATATCCCGGTAGCTCTGGTGCCGGCTACCTCCCGCCAGGGCATCGACTTCGACTGGCTGGACAAACGCAGCATGGACCGGGTCGGCTACAAGCGCATCAACAAGACTACTGGCGACGATATTCAGAGCGAAAACATCGTCAAGGGCGTCGAGTACGAGAAGGGTCACTACGTGGTGATCAGCGATGACGAGATCAAGTCAGCGCACCCCAAGGCCACCCAAACCGTCGATATCGTCGCCTTCGTCGACGCCAAGGACATCTCCTTTCTCTACATCGACACGCCGTACTACCTGACGCCGGACCGGCGCGGTGAAAAGGTTTATGCACTGCTGCGCGAGACACTGATCCAGACTGGCAAGGTCGGCATCGCCAACGTGGTGCTACGCAACAAGCAGCATCTGGCGGTGGTGATGCCGCTGGGCAAGGCGCTGGTGATGAACACCCTGCGCTGGGCCGACGAAGTGCGCGGCATCGAGTACCTGGAGCTGAAGGACGAGGCGCTCGATCCGGATCTGGCCGACCGAGAACTGGATATGGCCAAGCGGCTGGTCGAAGACATGACCGAGAAATGGAAGCCGGAACAGTACAAGGACACTTTCCAGGATCAGATCATGGACCTGGTCGAGAAGAAGGCTCGCGAAGGCAAGCTGGAAGCGGTCGGCGGACCGGAAGAAGCAGTGGACCGTCGTTCGGCGGATGTCATCGACCTTACCGAACTGCTCAAGCGCAGCCTCGCCGGCAAGCCGGGCAAGTCGCGTGCGGCCAGCGATGACGACGAGGCGGACGACACGTCGGAAAAGGCACCGGCCAAGCCGAAGACGACGAGCAAGGCCAAGACCAGCAAATCGACCGCATCTTCGAGCACGCGCAAGGCGCCGGCTGCGGCTAGCAAATCCAGCAAGAAAGCCGGCTGA